In one Thermococcus sp. 2319x1 genomic region, the following are encoded:
- a CDS encoding NADH-quinone oxidoreductase subunit B family protein, whose protein sequence is MGEREMLEKKISKLCKYLGRSPWVFHVNSGSCNGCDIEIIAALTPRYDAERFGIKLVGTPRHADILLVTGPVTDQSLERVKLIYEQTPDPKVVVAIGACPTGGSVFFESPFTNAPLDKHIPVDVFVPGCPPRPEAILYGVVLGLEKLIKKIEGEKE, encoded by the coding sequence GTGAGAGAGAAATGCTTGAGAAAAAAATTTCAAAACTCTGCAAGTATCTTGGGAGATCGCCGTGGGTATTTCACGTTAACAGCGGTTCATGCAACGGATGTGACATTGAGATAATCGCCGCCCTCACACCTAGATACGATGCGGAGAGGTTTGGGATAAAACTCGTAGGAACCCCGAGACATGCGGATATCTTGTTGGTAACCGGTCCGGTTACAGACCAAAGCCTTGAAAGGGTTAAATTGATCTACGAGCAGACCCCCGATCCAAAGGTGGTTGTTGCCATAGGGGCATGCCCAACTGGTGGCAGCGTGTTTTTTGAGAGTCCCTTTACAAATGCCCCCTTAGACAAGCACATTCCGGTAGACGTTTTTGTTCCGGGATGTCCTCCCAGGCCGGAGGCAATACTTTATGGTGTGGTTTTAGGGTTAGAAAAGCTCATAAAAAAGATAGAAGGTGAGAAAGAATGA
- a CDS encoding NADH-quinone oxidoreductase subunit C, with protein MTPEEFLEIILTKFPNVEGEIRENKLPHPRKRVWINVERENFKDLMKLIKEIDPKAQFSIIIARDGGDYLEAKYHLELFYEQTPSISLIVGTKCPKDDPKLPTVTDVFPSALPYEREVQEFLGLFFEGIPDPRKLFLPEDFPEGVYPLRKDEKGISSGMVKNAGHPYKMKKEG; from the coding sequence ATGACCCCTGAAGAGTTCTTGGAGATAATTCTAACAAAATTCCCTAACGTTGAGGGAGAAATTCGTGAGAATAAGCTTCCCCATCCAAGAAAGAGGGTTTGGATAAACGTCGAGAGAGAGAACTTCAAGGATCTTATGAAGCTTATCAAGGAGATAGACCCTAAGGCACAGTTTTCCATAATAATAGCCAGGGATGGAGGAGATTACTTGGAGGCTAAATATCATCTTGAGCTGTTTTACGAGCAGACCCCGAGTATCTCGCTTATAGTCGGCACTAAATGCCCCAAGGATGACCCAAAACTTCCCACTGTTACAGATGTTTTTCCGAGTGCGCTTCCCTATGAGAGAGAAGTTCAGGAATTCTTGGGATTGTTCTTTGAGGGAATACCAGATCCAAGAAAGCTGTTTTTACCAGAAGACTTTCCAGAGGGCGTTTATCCTTTGAGAAAAGATGAGAAAGGTATTAGCAGTGGAATGGTAAAGAACGCAGGCCATCCTTACAAAATGAAAAAGGAGGGTTAA
- a CDS encoding nickel-dependent hydrogenase large subunit, protein MENRVEYWVKIPIGPIHPALEEPEKFIITLDGERIVNVDVKLGYNLRGVEWIGMRRNYIQILYLAERMCGICSFSHNYTYSRAVEEMAGIEVPERAEYIRVIVGELERIHSHLLNLGVVGHAIGYDTVLHLGWLARERVMDLLEAIGGNRVNYSMNTIGGVRRDIEEKHKRAILEMIKYYREKVMPKIEEIFLYDPTVEARLRDAGVIPKRIAIEYSAQGPTARGSGVEKDVRYNEQLGVYPDLGIKPVTPKEFTGVIKGDVFDRMVVRVGELWQSMELIERALDQMPEGKIKAFPKDNVTLVRLKKAEGEGVGRYEAPRGELIHYVMANPGSEIPERWKMREPTFPNLFAVARALVGEQLADVPVAIASIDPCLSCTDRVAVIDAKTGKKKVLTEKDLLKASIEKTREINPNIKAKPEPVGGSCGGVR, encoded by the coding sequence ATGGAGAATAGAGTTGAATATTGGGTTAAAATCCCAATTGGTCCTATTCACCCAGCACTTGAAGAACCTGAAAAGTTCATCATTACCCTCGATGGAGAAAGAATAGTAAATGTTGATGTAAAGCTTGGATACAACTTGAGAGGGGTAGAATGGATTGGCATGAGAAGAAATTACATCCAGATACTCTACCTTGCTGAAAGAATGTGTGGGATATGCTCTTTTTCTCACAACTATACGTATTCAAGGGCAGTCGAAGAGATGGCGGGGATAGAGGTACCAGAGAGAGCCGAATACATAAGGGTGATAGTAGGAGAACTGGAAAGAATCCACTCTCATTTGCTCAATCTCGGAGTTGTAGGGCATGCCATAGGCTATGACACTGTTCTCCACCTAGGCTGGCTTGCCAGGGAGAGGGTTATGGATCTCCTAGAGGCAATTGGGGGAAACAGGGTAAACTACTCTATGAACACAATTGGAGGCGTGAGGAGGGATATAGAAGAAAAACACAAGAGGGCAATTTTGGAGATGATAAAATACTACCGCGAAAAGGTCATGCCAAAGATTGAGGAAATATTCCTCTATGATCCAACTGTTGAAGCAAGGCTTAGAGATGCCGGGGTCATACCCAAGAGGATAGCCATTGAGTACAGCGCTCAAGGCCCAACGGCAAGGGGGAGTGGCGTTGAGAAGGACGTTAGGTACAACGAGCAGCTGGGAGTTTATCCAGATCTGGGAATTAAACCAGTAACTCCAAAGGAATTCACGGGGGTTATCAAGGGAGACGTGTTTGATAGGATGGTCGTCAGAGTTGGGGAACTGTGGCAGAGCATGGAGCTCATAGAGAGGGCTTTGGACCAGATGCCAGAAGGAAAAATAAAGGCATTTCCGAAGGACAACGTAACTCTGGTCAGACTTAAAAAAGCAGAAGGGGAAGGCGTAGGTAGGTATGAGGCCCCAAGAGGGGAGCTCATTCACTATGTAATGGCCAACCCTGGAAGCGAAATTCCGGAAAGGTGGAAAATGAGAGAGCCCACTTTTCCAAACCTCTTTGCAGTTGCGAGGGCATTAGTGGGAGAACAGCTTGCTGATGTTCCAGTTGCAATAGCGTCAATAGATCCCTGCCTGAGCTGTACAGATAGAGTGGCCGTTATAGATGCCAAAACCGGCAAGAAAAAAGTTCTTACAGAAAAAGATCTTCTCAAGGCTTCAATTGAGAAAACAAGAGAAATAAACCCCAACATAAAGGCAAAACCAGAACCCGTTGGGGGTTCTTGTGGGGGTGTTAGGTGA
- a CDS encoding respiratory chain complex I subunit 1 family protein, with protein MNIVYLTLGLIAIYLYVSFASLLWEGIDRKLVARMQRRIGPPILQPFYDFLKLVSKESIIPRDANRLFEIAPILALASSIALLAYTPLGFEPLLATKGDVIVFIYLLGLIAFIRVMGAVSSGSPYAQIGAQREIIMLVSREVPMMLGLFAILWRLSKLGVEKPFSLGTLYQYNIWEIGTPLTVVGIFVLLLVFLLWLASEIEVGYFNIPEAETEVAEGPMAEYSGRHLALFKLSNALKEFASASLVVAIFLPWGISGHIGLTGVAAMVLDLIFHTLKVFAVLFVSMSVFRAITGRLRITQAVGMFWSRILPMSLIGVLLLIIDVLGVIS; from the coding sequence ATGAACATCGTTTATTTAACTTTGGGGCTAATAGCGATTTACCTTTACGTCTCCTTTGCTTCTCTCCTTTGGGAAGGAATAGATAGAAAGCTCGTTGCGAGAATGCAGAGAAGGATAGGCCCTCCGATACTCCAGCCGTTTTATGACTTCCTAAAGCTGGTAAGTAAGGAGTCCATAATCCCAAGAGACGCCAATAGACTCTTTGAAATCGCCCCAATATTAGCATTAGCCTCTTCAATAGCCCTCTTGGCTTACACTCCTCTTGGATTTGAGCCACTCCTAGCAACAAAGGGTGATGTGATAGTTTTCATTTATTTACTCGGCCTCATAGCCTTCATAAGGGTAATGGGTGCCGTTAGCTCAGGCTCTCCATACGCACAAATAGGGGCTCAGAGAGAGATAATTATGCTCGTTTCCAGGGAAGTGCCCATGATGCTGGGACTCTTTGCAATACTCTGGCGCTTAAGCAAGCTCGGAGTTGAAAAACCCTTTAGCTTGGGAACACTTTATCAGTACAACATCTGGGAAATTGGTACTCCTTTGACAGTCGTCGGTATATTTGTTCTTCTCCTAGTGTTCTTGCTCTGGCTTGCGAGTGAGATTGAGGTTGGTTACTTCAACATTCCAGAGGCAGAAACAGAAGTTGCAGAGGGGCCTATGGCAGAATACAGCGGAAGACATTTGGCATTATTCAAGCTAAGCAATGCTCTGAAAGAATTCGCGAGTGCCAGTTTGGTTGTGGCTATCTTTCTCCCATGGGGTATAAGCGGGCACATCGGTTTAACCGGTGTTGCAGCAATGGTTCTTGATCTAATCTTCCACACGCTTAAAGTTTTTGCAGTGCTTTTTGTTAGTATGAGCGTATTTAGGGCTATAACTGGAAGACTCAGGATTACACAGGCAGTTGGCATGTTCTGGAGCAGGATACTTCCAATGAGTCTAATAGGTGTATTGTTGTTGATCATAGACGTTCTGGGGGTGATTTCATGA
- a CDS encoding 4Fe-4S binding protein encodes MKIPPTLSVVLSNLFKKPATNPFPQNDPVPTPEGFRGKLVYHVDKCIGCKLCITVCPAGVFEYVPELKKVTLWLGRCVFCQQCVDVCPVNALEMSSEFLLATYDKYDDNLRWLKNEEIEEMLARQGGKTKKYRIIAEKCKGCTLCARNCPQNAIEGSPGKVHRVDPSKCVGCGICATVCRFGAIEEYEE; translated from the coding sequence ATGAAGATTCCCCCAACTCTCTCCGTAGTTTTAAGCAACCTCTTCAAAAAGCCTGCAACAAATCCCTTCCCCCAGAATGATCCAGTTCCAACTCCAGAGGGATTCAGGGGAAAACTAGTTTATCACGTGGATAAGTGTATAGGCTGTAAGCTTTGTATCACAGTTTGCCCGGCAGGAGTGTTTGAATATGTGCCGGAACTCAAAAAGGTGACCCTCTGGCTGGGAAGATGTGTCTTCTGCCAGCAGTGTGTTGATGTTTGTCCAGTAAATGCACTTGAGATGAGCAGTGAGTTTCTCTTGGCTACTTACGATAAATACGATGATAACCTCAGATGGCTTAAAAATGAGGAAATTGAAGAGATGCTTGCCAGACAGGGAGGAAAAACAAAGAAGTATCGCATAATTGCAGAGAAATGTAAGGGATGTACACTGTGTGCCAGAAACTGTCCACAAAATGCTATTGAAGGCTCGCCTGGAAAGGTGCATAGGGTTGATCCCAGTAAGTGCGTTGGTTGTGGAATATGTGCAACGGTATGTCGCTTTGGTGCAATAGAAGAATACGAAGAGTGA
- a CDS encoding Na+/H+ antiporter subunit E, with amino-acid sequence MSFTTSFLWSLIVYLILTAGSGSVLLWSPEELVAGIVIAALIGYSTRNIMDERLDYFFNPKRWVLFLIYAIGPFFYAMAKANLDVAYRVITGNIRPGIVKISPGLTRDESRTLLANSITLTPGTFTLEIDDEGNLYVHWINVPPGKEKPTPEELCGYLPKWARRIAE; translated from the coding sequence ATGTCCTTTACGACATCTTTCCTATGGTCGTTGATTGTGTACCTGATCTTAACAGCAGGCTCCGGTAGTGTTTTACTATGGAGTCCGGAAGAACTAGTGGCGGGAATTGTAATAGCAGCTCTCATAGGCTACTCAACGAGAAACATAATGGACGAAAGACTTGATTATTTCTTCAATCCAAAACGATGGGTGCTTTTTCTGATTTATGCAATAGGGCCGTTCTTTTATGCTATGGCAAAGGCAAACCTTGACGTTGCCTACAGAGTTATAACCGGGAATATAAGGCCGGGTATAGTGAAAATATCTCCCGGGCTAACAAGAGATGAAAGCAGGACTCTTCTTGCAAATTCAATAACCCTCACTCCTGGAACGTTTACTTTGGAAATTGATGATGAAGGAAACCTATACGTTCACTGGATTAACGTTCCACCTGGAAAAGAAAAGCCAACCCCCGAAGAGCTCTGCGGCTATTTACCAAAGTGGGCAAGGAGGATTGCGGAATGA
- a CDS encoding cation:proton antiporter, which produces MMPESLFMGAMILLFLSATLTMIRMLIGPTIPDRVVALDALTTTTAGAMVLYGVITEQAVIIDVALVYAVLSYIATLYIARYLVKRRVGLA; this is translated from the coding sequence ATGATGCCTGAAAGTTTGTTTATGGGGGCAATGATACTGCTCTTCCTTTCAGCCACATTAACGATGATAAGAATGCTAATTGGCCCAACAATCCCTGACAGGGTTGTGGCATTGGATGCCCTAACAACCACTACTGCCGGTGCCATGGTTCTCTATGGGGTAATTACGGAGCAGGCGGTGATTATCGATGTTGCACTTGTCTATGCAGTCCTTAGCTATATTGCAACCCTGTATATAGCGAGGTACTTAGTAAAGAGGAGGGTGGGATTGGCATGA
- the mnhG gene encoding monovalent cation/H(+) antiporter subunit G: MIEGVLAILLAIGVGFNLLASVGILRFPDVYTRIHASTKCTTFGTIFIVLAAVVYSIYRWLPSHDARWITIGIHSALVVIFLVLTNPVGAHAIGRAARKSGIRPYGAVIDELEGYYEL, translated from the coding sequence ATGATAGAAGGAGTTTTGGCTATACTTCTTGCAATCGGAGTTGGGTTTAATCTACTGGCCAGCGTTGGAATACTGAGGTTTCCAGACGTTTACACAAGGATCCACGCCTCGACAAAATGTACTACCTTTGGAACGATTTTCATAGTCCTGGCAGCGGTAGTGTACTCAATTTACAGGTGGCTTCCAAGCCATGATGCAAGATGGATTACAATAGGAATCCACTCGGCACTTGTGGTGATCTTCTTAGTACTAACAAACCCCGTTGGAGCCCATGCAATTGGTAGAGCAGCTAGAAAATCCGGGATAAGGCCTTATGGTGCCGTAATAGATGAACTGGAGGGATACTATGAACTTTGA
- a CDS encoding hydrogenase subunit MbhD domain-containing protein — protein MNFENFFWILQIFIAIGLVGSSIAAIRFKNLIAAVIAMAVFSLALSVEFYVLQAPDVAIAEAGVGAGLTTAMYLLAIKNTTDEEVVE, from the coding sequence ATGAACTTTGAAAACTTCTTCTGGATTCTGCAAATCTTCATTGCAATCGGCCTAGTGGGAAGCTCAATAGCTGCCATTAGGTTCAAAAACTTAATTGCTGCTGTAATAGCAATGGCAGTCTTCAGCTTGGCCCTTTCCGTGGAGTTCTACGTTCTACAAGCTCCAGACGTTGCTATAGCGGAAGCGGGTGTTGGAGCCGGGCTCACAACGGCGATGTACCTTCTTGCCATCAAAAACACCACCGATGAGGAGGTGGTAGAATGA
- the mbhE gene encoding hydrogen gas-evolving membrane-bound hydrogenase subunit E has translation MRRALGLFAFLSFIIFLLAAAISLRPFGEPPHAEMDTYFIEHAQEEASANNVVTSVVFDYRGFDTLGEATVLFTAVSGVLMVLRHYGGKEK, from the coding sequence ATGAGAAGAGCGCTCGGATTATTTGCGTTCTTGTCGTTCATAATCTTCCTTCTGGCTGCAGCTATAAGCTTGAGACCTTTTGGGGAACCTCCCCATGCGGAGATGGACACTTACTTCATAGAGCATGCCCAAGAAGAAGCCTCTGCAAACAACGTTGTTACGAGTGTTGTATTTGACTACAGAGGTTTTGATACCCTTGGAGAGGCAACGGTCCTTTTCACCGCAGTTTCTGGGGTTCTAATGGTGTTAAGACACTACGGGGGGAAGGAGAAATGA
- a CDS encoding MnhB domain-containing protein — MTTTIIRTTTKILAPLILVFGSYIILHGHLTPGGGFQGGAVFASGLALLIVANNKEKVKELFDKVPLSQLESLGALGFLGIGALGLMGYTFLKNVIANSGFLFGAPTPKGINPGYLNTGGTLSYLNIFVGTKVLAGLTSIVLIFFLILRRERDEW; from the coding sequence ATGACCACCACAATCATAAGAACAACAACAAAAATCTTAGCACCTTTAATACTGGTGTTTGGGTCTTATATTATTTTGCATGGACACCTCACCCCCGGTGGAGGTTTTCAAGGTGGAGCCGTGTTTGCAAGCGGCTTAGCCCTGCTGATAGTGGCAAACAACAAAGAAAAGGTCAAGGAACTATTCGATAAGGTTCCTCTAAGTCAGTTAGAAAGCCTTGGAGCTTTGGGATTCTTGGGAATTGGTGCATTAGGCCTTATGGGATATACGTTCTTGAAAAACGTAATTGCAAACAGCGGATTCCTCTTTGGAGCACCAACACCTAAAGGAATCAATCCGGGTTATCTCAACACCGGTGGAACGCTTTCATACCTAAACATCTTTGTAGGAACGAAGGTATTAGCCGGTCTTACAAGTATAGTTCTGATCTTCTTCCTTATACTGAGGAGGGAGAGAGATGAATGGTAG
- a CDS encoding sodium:proton antiporter — protein MNGSVFVNFPFIVVAVLLALGFYTIGFKRNLIKVVIGIEILEGAVNMFIVALGYVKGGYAPIYTQAPPEAAGKMVLPTPQALTLTSIVIGVAVTALMLAFAVNIYKHYGTLDVTKIRRLRG, from the coding sequence ATGAATGGTAGTGTCTTTGTGAACTTCCCGTTTATCGTAGTTGCAGTGCTGCTTGCGCTCGGCTTTTACACAATCGGATTCAAGCGGAACCTCATAAAGGTCGTAATTGGTATTGAAATCCTTGAAGGAGCGGTAAATATGTTCATTGTTGCGTTAGGTTATGTAAAAGGTGGCTACGCTCCAATCTATACTCAGGCACCGCCTGAAGCTGCAGGAAAAATGGTTTTACCAACGCCACAGGCACTAACGCTTACGAGCATAGTTATCGGTGTTGCTGTAACCGCTCTAATGCTGGCTTTTGCCGTTAACATCTACAAACACTATGGAACTCTCGACGTTACCAAGATAAGGAGGTTGAGAGGATGA
- a CDS encoding proton-conducting transporter membrane subunit: MIEHLPALMIAVPLFGAFTAPLFKKHYKGVSIWAIIITGITVILSLLLAKEVVTGGIMVYVFGADKPTLVLPSGYSVPIRIMFEVDAMSAFMAISATLMSFIGALYSSSHVEGETGLEKYYALLMLLEVGILGMVLTGDLFNLFVFLEIAGIAGSALVGFRNYRGEASEAGIKYLIVSAVASLMVLFAIGILYGQYGNLNLAYIAKNVSFNMVDMIALGLLFTSFAMKCGAVPMHYWVPDAYTEVPTGINPPLLVATYASLYALFRVSFTLFANIVVDLARVGWIMSIIGVLTMFIGVTMALVQKDVKRLMSYHAISQTGYMLLGVGVGLTVLHDPSKLAEFGRDAMAGGVFHIINHIIYKSLLLMTAGALFYVTGTRNLNEMGGLARKMPVTTISFMVGAAAISGLPPFNGFASKLLIYETSYRLNPLLTVFAMVTSVLTLASFVKVFASAFLGPPLEKFESAREVPGPMVIAMIILAALCIIFGLFPNLVLDKLVYPAVDALINFAQYHSWGGLA, encoded by the coding sequence ATGATTGAGCACTTACCTGCTTTAATGATTGCCGTTCCTCTATTTGGAGCATTTACAGCACCCCTATTTAAGAAACACTACAAGGGAGTTTCAATATGGGCAATCATAATAACCGGCATAACTGTAATCTTATCCCTCCTGCTTGCCAAGGAAGTGGTTACCGGGGGAATAATGGTCTACGTTTTTGGAGCGGACAAGCCAACCCTTGTTCTACCTTCTGGTTACTCTGTTCCAATAAGGATTATGTTTGAAGTAGACGCTATGAGTGCCTTTATGGCAATATCCGCAACGCTGATGAGTTTTATAGGGGCTCTCTACTCCTCCAGCCATGTAGAGGGAGAGACAGGTCTTGAGAAGTACTATGCCCTGTTAATGCTCCTTGAGGTGGGAATCCTTGGCATGGTGCTTACGGGAGATCTCTTCAACCTCTTCGTGTTCCTGGAAATAGCGGGTATAGCCGGATCAGCGTTGGTAGGATTTAGGAACTATCGCGGTGAAGCAAGCGAAGCGGGAATAAAATACCTTATTGTTAGTGCTGTAGCCTCTTTAATGGTGCTCTTTGCAATAGGTATACTCTATGGACAGTACGGAAACTTAAACCTCGCATACATAGCCAAGAACGTGTCCTTTAACATGGTTGACATGATTGCGCTTGGATTGCTCTTTACGTCCTTTGCAATGAAATGTGGTGCCGTCCCAATGCACTACTGGGTGCCGGATGCATATACAGAGGTTCCAACTGGAATAAACCCACCCCTCCTGGTAGCGACTTATGCAAGCCTTTATGCCCTCTTTAGGGTGAGCTTCACACTCTTTGCGAATATTGTAGTGGATTTGGCAAGGGTAGGGTGGATCATGTCTATCATAGGAGTGCTTACAATGTTCATAGGCGTTACAATGGCTCTGGTGCAGAAGGATGTCAAGAGATTAATGAGCTACCACGCTATATCTCAGACCGGCTATATGCTTCTTGGTGTCGGCGTTGGTTTGACGGTCTTACACGATCCTTCAAAGCTCGCTGAGTTCGGAAGAGATGCCATGGCCGGTGGAGTGTTCCACATAATAAACCACATCATCTACAAAAGCTTACTCTTGATGACCGCTGGAGCCTTGTTCTACGTTACGGGTACGAGGAACCTTAATGAAATGGGAGGCTTGGCCAGAAAGATGCCCGTAACTACGATAAGCTTCATGGTGGGAGCCGCTGCGATATCCGGTTTGCCACCGTTTAACGGATTTGCAAGCAAGCTTCTCATATATGAGACGTCATACCGGCTTAATCCCCTCCTAACGGTGTTTGCAATGGTTACCAGTGTTTTAACTCTGGCTTCCTTCGTCAAGGTATTTGCATCGGCTTTCCTCGGTCCTCCGCTTGAAAAGTTTGAGAGTGCAAGAGAGGTTCCCGGGCCAATGGTAATTGCAATGATAATCCTGGCAGCGCTTTGTATAATATTTGGTCTCTTCCCGAACTTGGTGCTTGACAAGCTTGTTTATCCGGCAGTTGATGCGTTAATCAACTTTGCTCAATACCACAGCTGGGGTGGTCTGGCATGA
- a CDS encoding NADH-quinone oxidoreductase subunit B family protein, which translates to MGKLTNFKRSLWVFHASGGSCNACDIEIVAVLTPRYDAERFGIKLVGSPRHADVLLVTGAIPRDFADKLRRIYEQMPDPKAVVVIGNCGTTGGVFYDSYNIAGPIDEVIPVDVYVPGCPPRPEAIIDGIVKAWLKIEKLEKELEGKKE; encoded by the coding sequence ATGGGCAAGCTGACCAATTTTAAGCGCTCTCTTTGGGTTTTCCATGCTTCAGGGGGTTCATGCAACGCATGTGATATTGAAATAGTGGCTGTGCTTACCCCAAGATACGATGCAGAGAGGTTTGGGATAAAGCTTGTCGGTTCCCCAAGACATGCGGATGTTTTACTTGTCACGGGAGCTATTCCAAGAGACTTTGCCGACAAGCTTAGGCGCATCTACGAGCAAATGCCAGATCCAAAGGCCGTTGTTGTAATAGGAAACTGCGGAACCACGGGGGGAGTTTTTTACGACTCCTACAACATAGCCGGACCAATAGATGAGGTAATACCTGTGGACGTCTATGTTCCAGGGTGTCCTCCAAGGCCAGAAGCAATAATAGACGGAATTGTAAAGGCATGGCTCAAGATTGAGAAGCTTGAAAAGGAGCTGGAGGGGAAGAAAGAATGA
- a CDS encoding NADH-quinone oxidoreductase subunit C, producing the protein MTLTTEEILERLKEKLGDAILNYEVKEYKMGVKRPRTYREIWMEINKDAFRKAVEAIFEIDYPHLHFIAGEDVGEVIKVIYSFGVFHSHPWGEVSIVMKLDLPKNNLVLPTITDLMIGAETNEREIREMLGIEFEGLKNKRHLFLPDDWPEGKYPWRRDEYGVEDMIKHTHKSVKEIRKQRGGQNG; encoded by the coding sequence ATGACGCTAACAACTGAAGAAATCCTTGAGAGGTTAAAGGAAAAACTTGGAGATGCGATATTAAACTATGAGGTAAAGGAATACAAGATGGGTGTTAAAAGACCCAGAACCTATCGGGAAATCTGGATGGAGATTAACAAAGATGCCTTTAGGAAAGCAGTTGAGGCGATATTCGAAATAGACTATCCGCATTTGCACTTTATAGCCGGAGAAGACGTTGGCGAGGTAATCAAGGTGATATACTCTTTCGGAGTCTTCCACTCCCACCCATGGGGTGAAGTGAGCATAGTGATGAAGCTTGACCTCCCGAAGAACAACCTTGTTCTCCCCACGATAACGGATCTTATGATTGGTGCAGAGACCAATGAGAGGGAAATCAGAGAAATGCTTGGCATTGAGTTTGAGGGACTTAAGAACAAGAGACACCTCTTTTTACCAGACGACTGGCCCGAAGGAAAGTATCCATGGAGGAGAGATGAGTATGGAGTTGAAGACATGATCAAACACACCCATAAAAGTGTAAAAGAAATTAGAAAGCAGAGGGGTGGGCAGAATGGCTAA
- a CDS encoding nickel-dependent hydrogenase large subunit has protein sequence MAKTTYYVPIGPIHPALKEPIRVEAEVEGERIVKVDVKRGFAHRGIEYMGMKRNAIQTLYLSERICGICSISHPYAFVIGSEKALGIEAPPRAQYIRTIIAELERIHSHILWLGVIAHEIGFDPLLFWTWKGREKVLDVLEAITGNRINYSMYMIGGVRRDLKESHIKALREMITYYWEFTEHMKEVFLSDPVYKARTRGVAQLSKEMALKLNVVGPTARAAGLRMDIRQDIPYDAYADMDIKAVVPQDIVGEARGDAYDITMVRLYEIEQSLDIIEFCLDNLPEGKILAIPNYVALLNKIKKTEGEAIGAHEAPRGEVIHYFKYDGTRDGPAVWKVIAPSYNNINSWAPLLLGAEVADIPVVVAYIDPCMCCNDRVAVVKDSSGRILDYSYLHRKAVEKTKKLEKELGVRR, from the coding sequence ATGGCTAAAACAACTTACTACGTTCCCATTGGCCCAATTCATCCGGCATTAAAAGAACCAATAAGAGTGGAGGCGGAGGTTGAGGGAGAGAGGATAGTGAAGGTTGACGTTAAGAGGGGCTTTGCCCACAGGGGAATTGAGTACATGGGAATGAAGAGGAACGCCATCCAGACGCTTTACCTCTCGGAGAGGATATGTGGGATATGCTCTATATCTCACCCCTATGCATTCGTCATTGGCAGCGAAAAGGCTTTAGGCATTGAGGCTCCCCCAAGAGCCCAGTACATAAGGACAATAATAGCCGAGCTTGAGAGAATTCACTCCCACATACTCTGGCTTGGAGTTATAGCACACGAGATAGGTTTTGACCCGCTCCTCTTCTGGACATGGAAGGGAAGGGAGAAGGTTCTTGATGTTCTTGAAGCCATAACGGGCAACAGGATAAACTACTCCATGTACATGATTGGAGGGGTCAGGAGGGATTTGAAGGAGAGTCACATAAAAGCCTTGAGAGAAATGATAACTTACTATTGGGAGTTCACAGAGCACATGAAGGAAGTCTTCTTGTCTGATCCGGTTTATAAGGCAAGGACAAGGGGGGTAGCACAGCTCTCAAAGGAGATGGCATTGAAGCTCAACGTAGTCGGGCCAACAGCGAGAGCGGCCGGCTTAAGGATGGACATTAGGCAGGATATTCCATACGATGCCTATGCGGATATGGACATTAAGGCGGTTGTTCCTCAAGACATAGTGGGAGAGGCAAGGGGAGATGCTTATGATATTACAATGGTGAGGCTTTACGAGATTGAGCAGAGTTTGGATATAATAGAATTCTGCCTTGACAACCTTCCAGAAGGAAAGATACTTGCAATTCCAAACTATGTGGCTTTGCTTAACAAGATCAAAAAGACCGAGGGGGAGGCAATCGGAGCACATGAAGCTCCGAGAGGAGAAGTTATCCACTACTTCAAGTACGATGGGACAAGGGATGGTCCAGCGGTCTGGAAGGTCATAGCTCCAAGCTACAACAACATAAATTCATGGGCGCCATTGTTGCTTGGAGCAGAGGTTGCTGATATTCCGGTAGTTGTGGCATACATAGACCCATGTATGTGCTGTAACGACAGGGTAGCTGTCGTGAAGGATTCGAGCGGAAGAATTCTTGATTACTCCTACTTACACAGAAAAGCTGTAGAAAAAACCAAAAAACTTGAAAAAGAGTTGGGGGTGAGGAGATGA